From the Ignavibacteriales bacterium genome, the window AAAATGGAAGACGTGTTAATCAGCATTATAAACTAAAGGGGATAAATGCTCTATTATCTGGCGGAATACATCAACGCGACATACAGTCCACCAGGATTCGATGTGTTCCAGTTCATCACATTCAGAGCGGCACTATCGGCGATAACTGCGCTTCTCATTGGTTTTTTTGTAGGACCTAAGATAATAAAGATCCTGCAAAAAAAGCAGATCGGTGAAGCGAAGAAGGAAGACGGGCCGGAATTTCACTGGTCGAAAGCCGGTACACCGACGATGGGCGGTCTGATAATACTTATATCCTCGCTGGTACCCGTTCTTTTATGGGGAAACCTGGGCAACATTTATGTTTTGATAATCCTTTTTGTGACTATTTCACTGGGCGTGGTGGGATTTACGGATGATTATTTGAAAGTGATCAAGCATTACAAGAAGGGGCTGGTTGCGAAGTATAAGCTGCTGGGGCAGTTTTTGGTGGGGCTGGTGATGGCGCTGGTGATATATTTCGCGCCTCAGTTCGATAGTATTAATACGATAACGACGATACCGTTTTTAAAGGGTGTGGAATTCGATTTCTCGATCTTTTATATACCTATAATAATCTTCATTATTATAGCGACGTCAAACGCGGTAAACCTGACAGACGGACTGGATGGACTAGCAACGGGGACGGTGGGAATTGTGGTGCTAACGCTCGGAATAATTGCTTATGTGTCAGGGAACATTCTAACGGCTGATTACCTCGACATCATTTATCTCAAGGGTGCCGGTGAACTTTCGGTATTTTGCACTGCTTTAGCCGGCGCTGCTCTTGGGTTTTTATGGTTTAATGCTTATCCCGCCCAGGTCTTTATGGGTGACACAGGTTCGTTGGCACTGGGCGGGGCAGTCGGGGCTCTAAGTATACTGGTGAAGAAGGAATTCCTCCTGCCGATATTGGGAGGGATCTTCTTCGTCGAAGCACTAACGGTGATATTACAGAGATATTATTTCAAGTACACGAAGAAGAAGTACGGCGAGGGGAGAAGGATATTCAAAATGGCACCTGTGCATCACCATTTCGAAATGACGGGTGTACCGGAGCCGAAGATCGTGATGAGGTTTTACATTATTGCCGTAATACTTGCTATAGTCACACTGGCAACATTTAAGTTGAGATAGAAAAAATTGAAGTTAGACGAGATAAGAAATAGTTCTTTTACAATTTTGGGAGCAGGGAGGAGCGGAATAGGAATCGCGAAGCTTCTTAAAAAGGCAGGCGCGAAAGTCTTTCTCAGCGACTCTAATCCCCCCGAAAAACTTGCTTACCTGGATGCGGGACTGCTGGAAAAGGAAGGAATTGAATACGAGATAGGCGAACACAGTGAAAAGGTTTTCGACAACGATGTTTTTATCAAGAGCCCGGGGATACCGCCGGACAGCGCAGTGATAACAGGTGCTGTCAGCAGAGGCAAAAAGGTTGTGAGTGAGATAGAAGCGGGGTACTGGTTTTGTGAAGCTCCCATAATAGCAATAACGGGAACGAACGGTAAGACGACGACAACAGTACTGACCGGGGAAATGCTTAAGAACGCGGGCAAGGACGTGAAAGTCTGCGGGAATGTCGGGCTGGCTTTTTCGGAGGTGATACCGGAAGTAACAAAGGATTCGGTGGTGGTGCTGGAAGTAAGCAGTTTCCAGCTGGACAGTATAGAAGAGTTTAAGCCGAGAGCGGCAGTGTTCTTAAATTTTAAAGATGATCACCTGGACTGGCATAAGACGAGAGAAAATTACATGAATGCCAAGATGAAGATAACGATGAACCAGAATGAGAGCGACCTATTCGTTTACAATGAAGATGACGCAGAAATTATAAAGAATCTGGGGAACTTGAGAGCAAGGAAAGCAGGATTTGGAATGATAAAGGGAGAGAGCGATGAAGGGTGTTATTTAGAAGGAGAAACAATTTATTACTATAATAAAGAAATGAACGAAGCGGTAATAAATACAAACGAGATTTTCATTAAGGGACTCCATAATGTTTACAACTCGATGGCGGGAATAATCTCTGCCATCGAGTTTGGAGTGAGCTTCGATGTAATTAGAGAAACATTAAGAACCTTTAAAGGTGTCGAACACAGGATAGAGTTTGTGAGGGAATTAAACGGAGTAAGGTTTTACAACGATTCCAAGGCAACGAACGTGGAATCGACAAAGATGGCGCTGATGAGCTTCGATAACAACATTGTACTGATATTAGGGGGGTACGGAAGCGCAAACTTCGATGAAATAAAGAGTATCGTGAAAGACAGAGTTAAAAAAATAATAGCGGTAGGAGATTCAAAGGAATTTGTGAAGGAGAATTTTGGCGAATTAACGGATGTGAGCGGTACATTTGAGGATGCAGTAACGAAAGCACATAGTGAAGCACAGCCGGGTGATGTGGTATTGCTTTCACCGGCATACAAGAGCTTCGATATGTTCAACAATTTCGAAGAAAGAGGAAGAGAATTTAAAAGAATAGTTAACTCATTATAGTAATGAACGAAGAAAGAGGAAAAATAGACATCTGGATATTACTGCCTGTACTATTCCTACTTATATTCAGCATTGGGGCGGTTTACAGCGCGAGCTCCTCTTTTGCGTTGGATGAGTTTTCGGACCCAATGTATTTATTCAAACAGCATGCGTTAAGAGTTATAGTATCGATCTTTTTTATTTTCCTTTTTGCGAAAATAGATTACAGATATCTACAGGACGCGGCAAAGCCGTTGATAATAGTTTCCATACTGCTCCTGCTGTATATATTTATCGGCGGTCAAAGCAGTGTAAAAGGCGCGGCAAGATGGATATTCATAGGCCCGTTCAGCTTTCAACCTTCGGACCTGGCAAAGTTCACACTGCTCATTTACATATCCGCGTTACTGGTTAAAAAGAAAGATTACGCGTGGATGCTTTACAGAGGATATCTGCCGATATTATTCTATCTATTGCTTGTAACGGGACTTGTGGCGCTACAGCCTAACTTCTCGACTTCGCTGATAATTTTTGGAACGGGAATACTGATATTGTTTAATTCGAATGTGAAGAAGAAGCACATTATGTACACGATAGTTGCTCTAATACCGCTCGGAATAATATTCGTTCTTTCCAAGGCATACATTATAGACAGGATAACATCGCATGCGGAATATACCGGGGGCGGTGATTCGAATTACCAGCTGTACCAGGCGATAATAGGATTCGGTAACGGCGGGCTATTCGGAATCGGACCAGGAAATTCACTACAAAGGGAATTCTTCCTGCCGGAAGCGCATGGTGACTTTATTTACTCTATTATAGGTGAAGAATACGGATTTATAGGAACTATGGCAGTGCTTATGCTTTTCATGGTGATAATGTTCAGAGGATTTAAAGTGTCGAAGGAGATAAAGGACGATTTTGGAAGATATGTTTCTTTCGGTATAACGGCGGTAATAACAGCTTATGCCGTAATAAACATGTTCGTTTCAACGGGGATCGCTCCGACGACGGGTGTGCCGATGCCTTTTATAAGCTACGGAGGTACGGCGATGATAATTAATTCGATAGCGATAGGAATACTGCTGAACATTTCCTCATTCAGGAATGAGCCGAAGACGACGTTTGCGGAAGAACCCGAAGGGGAGGTACTCAACATTTAATGAAAGTACTTTTTGCCTGCGGAGGAACCGGAGGGCACATATACCCGGCGATAGCGATCGCCGACGAGATAATGAAGCGGGATGAAAATGCAGGGATACTTTTTGTAGGAGCTAAGGGAAAGATTGAAGAAAAGATAGTACCGGATAACGGATTTGAACTAAAGACAATTACGATAAAGGGGTTAGACAGAAAGAATTTTTTTAAGAACATAACATTACCGATAAAGATATTAGGGGCAGTGAAAGATTGCAGGAAAATAATAAGAGAATTTGGTCCCGACGTGGCAATCGGCACAGGCGGTTATTCGAGCCTGCCCGCGATATACGCGGCGTCTAAAATGGGTATTCCAACACTTATACAGGGCGGTGACTCATATCCGAGCAAGGTAACGAAGTTCCTATCGAAGTATGTCAGCAGGGTAGTGATAAATTTTGAAGAAACGCGCGCTCATTTAAAGAGAAAAGAAAATATAATAAGATTTTCTCATCCGGTCAGGGCTTCACTGAGCAGGGTTTCAAAAGAAGAAGCATATGAATTATTCGGACTGGACAGCGGGAAAAGAACCCTGTTTATTTTCGGGGGCAGCCAGGGAGCAAAGGGAATCAATGAAGCGGTCGAGAATATAATCGATAAGCTGAGAGAAATGAACATTAACATTATCTGGCAGACAGGGAAGACGGATTTTGACAGACTGCATGAGAAATATAATGACGATAGCCAGGATGTAAAGGTGTACGAGTTCATAGAACATATAGGGCATGCATACAGCATTGCGGACCTCGTCGTTTGCAGGGCAGGCATCAGCAGTATTATGGAGCTTTCGACACTTGGTTTGGCAGCGCTTTTGATACCGTATCCATTCGCGGCGGAGAACCATCAAGAAAAAAACGCAAGAACAATAGAGAGAGCGAAAGCAGGATTGGTACTGGAACAAAATGAGTTAAAAGAAAAACTGTTTGAGACGATACAAAGTACTTTATCGAATGACGTTCTTTTAAATGAAATGAGGGAGAACATAAGACAGTTCTCCGATCCACAAGCCGCGGAGAAGATCGCGGATGAAGCCTTAAAGCTCGTTGCGTAGATGTCACAGCCGGATATAGAAATATTAAATGGCGTGAAGAAGATACATTTGATCGGTATTGGCGGAATAGGGATGAGCGGGATAGCGGAGTATCTATTGAGAAAGGGTTACGAAGTTTCGGGCAGTGACATGACGCTTACTGACATAACAGCGAGGCTTCACAGCCTGGGCGCAAAAATATCGGAAGGGCATACCGGAGAATACCTGCACCAGGACACAGACCTTGTGGTTTACACGGCGGCGGTACATGATGACAACCCGGAATTTAAGAAGGCGGCGGCATACGGAATGAAGATGATAAAGAGGGCGGAGATGCTCGGTCATATAGTTAACGGGATGTACCTGATAGCAGTAGCAGGCACTCATGGAAAGACGACGACAACTTCGATGATAGCGAAGGTTCTCTTAGATAACGATTACGATCCTACGGTTTTTGTCGGGGGAAACGTGAGCTTTCTGGAAGGAGCGTCGAGCAGGATCGGTAACGGCAAGTACGCAGTGGTAGAAGCGGATGAGTATGACAGGAGCTTTCACAGGCTGAAACCGGACGTAGCAGTGATAACGAACGTGGAATACGATCACTCGGACATTTACAGCAGTTTCGCCGACATGAAGAAGGCTTTCGCAGACTTCTGCAAAAATCTGAAAAAGGATGGGAAGATAGTTGCCTGCGGAGACGATGAGAACATGAGGGGAGTTGTAGAGATGAGCGGTATCAAGGAAGCGATGTATTACGGGCTTGAAAAGGATAACGATTACAGGATACGGCAGATAAAGTATTCAAAGGATGGTGTGAGATTTTTATTAAGAAAGAAGGAAGTTCATTTACATATTTTCGGCGAACATAACATACTAAACGCTTCAGCCACCCGCATCGCAGCGAGAATAGCCGGGATAAAGTTCGGCGGATTCCAGAAAAGCATGGAAACGTACAAAGGGGTGCAGAGGAGACTGGAGCTGAAGTACGACGGAAAGGTGAAGGTCTTCGATGACTACGCGCATCACCCGACGGAAATAAACGCAACGATGGACGCAGTGAAGAGGATGAAGCCGAAAAGAATAATAACAGTTTTTCAGCCTCATTTGTATTCGAGAACGAGGGATTTTCACAAGGAGTTCGCAGAGGCTCTAAAAAAAAACGATATACTCATCCTTGCAAAGATATACCCTGCAAGGGAAGCTCCGATAGAAGGGGTGACGAGCGAAATGATATTGAACGATCTTTCAGAAAGAGAAAAAAAGAAAGCATTTTACATTCAAAACGAACAGGAGATCTACTCAATGCTGTATGATAACATAAAGAAGGGCGACTATATAATATTCCAGGGAGCGGGTACGATCACCAATTATTGTAATGAATTCGTGAGTCTTTTGGAAAAGAGAAACGAAATGGCACATACGGCATGAATATGTCAATAAAGAAAATAGGGGTGCTTGCACTGCTGGTCGTGGCGCTGATAGCGTCGACGGTGTTCCTTGCCAATAAGTGGAGGAATGACGAGGTATTTACGAAGATAACTGTCGAAGGGAATTACACGATAGACAGGAATGAGATACTCGCGGCGGCAAGGATAAAGGATGACAGCACTATAAATGTGGACGAGCTGAATATAGACCTGATTCAGGACAGGATAGCTGAGCATCCGGAGATCAAGAAAGTCTTCGTAAGTAAAGAACCACCGGCAGAGCTTAAGATACAGATCATCGAGAAGAATCCGATAGCGGTACTGAACACAGGCAGTGAGGTTAAGCTTATAGATAACGAGCTGGAGATATTTCCGTTCAATAATTACGAGAAGATGTTCGATATGCCCGTAATAAGTGGGTTAAAGGTAAAGCCGACGAAGATTGACCCGGATAAGCTGGACGAGGAGGACCTACGGATAGCGGCGTTCATTATTACGAATGCGAGGAGAGAGGGGAAGTCGGTGCTTTATGAGATATCCGAGGTGAATATGTCGGATTCGGAGAAGGTGATAGTTTATTCGAATGAAATGGGAGTGCCGTTTTATTTCCCTAGGATCAAAGGTAAGAGTATAGTGGATAAAGAGTATCAGGATCTGCTGAAAGAAAAGCTTGATGTATACCAGGAGTTTTGCGAGAAGATACTGGGGAGCCAGAAGGATATAATGTACGTAGATCTGAGATTTTCAAACCAGGTAGTGGTTAATTATAAACGAAATATCATAACTCAAGGGGATGAAGAGTCCCAGAGGGAGAAAAATGAGTCCCAAAAAGAAAAAATCTAAATCAAACGACGAGATAATTGTCGGGCTGGACGTAGGTACTACAAAGATCTGCGTGATAGTAGCGCGTGCAGGTAAGGATAATAAGCTGGATATACTGGGCATAGGAATGGCTCCATCGGATGGGCTTCACAGGGGGATAGTGGTAAATCCTCACAAGACCATAGATTCGATCCAGAAAGCTCTGGACGAGGCGGAATTGAACTCCGGTGTGGAGATTGATTCCGTAACGGTGGGTATTGCGGGGCATCACATAAGGTGCATACAGTCGAGCAGTACCGTGGGGATAAACAATCCCGACCGTGTGATACAGGAAGAGGACATAGAGCGACTGATCGAGCAGGCAAGGATAATGAAACTGCCGAGCGATACAAAGATTATAGACGTTATACCGCAGGAGTATATAATAGATGGTAAGGACGGTATATTCGAGACTCCGGTGGGGATGTTTGGGGTGAGGCTGGAAGCGAAGGTGAACATCATCACAGGGCTGGTCTCATCGATAGACGATCTCTCGAAATGTGTGACGAGCTGTGGTGTGCATATAGATGATATTGTGCTGGAGCCAATCGCATCATCATATTCGGTGCTGGATGAGACGGAGAAGAAGGTGGGTGTGGCGATGATAGATATAGGCGGAGGTACAACTGATATAGCGGTGTTTAAGAAGGGAGTATTGAAATACACAGCGGGTATCGGTATAGCCGGAAACCTGGTAACGAACGATATAGTGGAAGCGCTCGGCATAGCAGAGAGCGAAGCAGAAAGGATAAAGAGGGAATACGGGTACGCAACTGTCGGCGAGATATTGAATGATGATATAATCACGGTAGAGGCTATAAAGGGCAAGGTTCCGAAGAAGACCAGGAAGAGCATACTAGCGAGGATAATACAAGCAAGGATGCAGGATATATTCGAACTGGCGGCGATAGAGATACAAAATTCGATGATAGCGAATGAGCTTCACGCGGGGGTAGTAGTGACAGGCGGAGGTTCGCTGGTAAAGGGCACGAAGGAATTAGCCGAGGGCATCATGGGAACGGACGTGAACCTCGGTATTCCGACGGGGCTTACGGGCGGACTAATAAAGGAAGTTGAAAGTCCGATATTCGCGACGGGAGTAGGGCTGGTGCTTTATAGGTATAAGTCACTTCATGACGACGATAAGCCGGTATTCGAGAAAGCCGGATCGGTGGACAGGAAAAAGAAGAACGT encodes:
- a CDS encoding phospho-N-acetylmuramoyl-pentapeptide-transferase; amino-acid sequence: MLYYLAEYINATYSPPGFDVFQFITFRAALSAITALLIGFFVGPKIIKILQKKQIGEAKKEDGPEFHWSKAGTPTMGGLIILISSLVPVLLWGNLGNIYVLIILFVTISLGVVGFTDDYLKVIKHYKKGLVAKYKLLGQFLVGLVMALVIYFAPQFDSINTITTIPFLKGVEFDFSIFYIPIIIFIIIATSNAVNLTDGLDGLATGTVGIVVLTLGIIAYVSGNILTADYLDIIYLKGAGELSVFCTALAGAALGFLWFNAYPAQVFMGDTGSLALGGAVGALSILVKKEFLLPILGGIFFVEALTVILQRYYFKYTKKKYGEGRRIFKMAPVHHHFEMTGVPEPKIVMRFYIIAVILAIVTLATFKLR
- a CDS encoding UDP-N-acetylmuramoyl-L-alanine--D-glutamate ligase; the encoded protein is MKLDEIRNSSFTILGAGRSGIGIAKLLKKAGAKVFLSDSNPPEKLAYLDAGLLEKEGIEYEIGEHSEKVFDNDVFIKSPGIPPDSAVITGAVSRGKKVVSEIEAGYWFCEAPIIAITGTNGKTTTTVLTGEMLKNAGKDVKVCGNVGLAFSEVIPEVTKDSVVVLEVSSFQLDSIEEFKPRAAVFLNFKDDHLDWHKTRENYMNAKMKITMNQNESDLFVYNEDDAEIIKNLGNLRARKAGFGMIKGESDEGCYLEGETIYYYNKEMNEAVINTNEIFIKGLHNVYNSMAGIISAIEFGVSFDVIRETLRTFKGVEHRIEFVRELNGVRFYNDSKATNVESTKMALMSFDNNIVLILGGYGSANFDEIKSIVKDRVKKIIAVGDSKEFVKENFGELTDVSGTFEDAVTKAHSEAQPGDVVLLSPAYKSFDMFNNFEERGREFKRIVNSL
- a CDS encoding cell division protein FtsW, encoding MNEERGKIDIWILLPVLFLLIFSIGAVYSASSSFALDEFSDPMYLFKQHALRVIVSIFFIFLFAKIDYRYLQDAAKPLIIVSILLLLYIFIGGQSSVKGAARWIFIGPFSFQPSDLAKFTLLIYISALLVKKKDYAWMLYRGYLPILFYLLLVTGLVALQPNFSTSLIIFGTGILILFNSNVKKKHIMYTIVALIPLGIIFVLSKAYIIDRITSHAEYTGGGDSNYQLYQAIIGFGNGGLFGIGPGNSLQREFFLPEAHGDFIYSIIGEEYGFIGTMAVLMLFMVIMFRGFKVSKEIKDDFGRYVSFGITAVITAYAVINMFVSTGIAPTTGVPMPFISYGGTAMIINSIAIGILLNISSFRNEPKTTFAEEPEGEVLNI
- the murG gene encoding undecaprenyldiphospho-muramoylpentapeptide beta-N-acetylglucosaminyltransferase, yielding MKVLFACGGTGGHIYPAIAIADEIMKRDENAGILFVGAKGKIEEKIVPDNGFELKTITIKGLDRKNFFKNITLPIKILGAVKDCRKIIREFGPDVAIGTGGYSSLPAIYAASKMGIPTLIQGGDSYPSKVTKFLSKYVSRVVINFEETRAHLKRKENIIRFSHPVRASLSRVSKEEAYELFGLDSGKRTLFIFGGSQGAKGINEAVENIIDKLREMNINIIWQTGKTDFDRLHEKYNDDSQDVKVYEFIEHIGHAYSIADLVVCRAGISSIMELSTLGLAALLIPYPFAAENHQEKNARTIERAKAGLVLEQNELKEKLFETIQSTLSNDVLLNEMRENIRQFSDPQAAEKIADEALKLVA
- a CDS encoding UDP-N-acetylmuramate--L-alanine ligase, yielding MSQPDIEILNGVKKIHLIGIGGIGMSGIAEYLLRKGYEVSGSDMTLTDITARLHSLGAKISEGHTGEYLHQDTDLVVYTAAVHDDNPEFKKAAAYGMKMIKRAEMLGHIVNGMYLIAVAGTHGKTTTTSMIAKVLLDNDYDPTVFVGGNVSFLEGASSRIGNGKYAVVEADEYDRSFHRLKPDVAVITNVEYDHSDIYSSFADMKKAFADFCKNLKKDGKIVACGDDENMRGVVEMSGIKEAMYYGLEKDNDYRIRQIKYSKDGVRFLLRKKEVHLHIFGEHNILNASATRIAARIAGIKFGGFQKSMETYKGVQRRLELKYDGKVKVFDDYAHHPTEINATMDAVKRMKPKRIITVFQPHLYSRTRDFHKEFAEALKKNDILILAKIYPAREAPIEGVTSEMILNDLSEREKKKAFYIQNEQEIYSMLYDNIKKGDYIIFQGAGTITNYCNEFVSLLEKRNEMAHTA
- a CDS encoding FtsQ-type POTRA domain-containing protein, whose amino-acid sequence is MSIKKIGVLALLVVALIASTVFLANKWRNDEVFTKITVEGNYTIDRNEILAAARIKDDSTINVDELNIDLIQDRIAEHPEIKKVFVSKEPPAELKIQIIEKNPIAVLNTGSEVKLIDNELEIFPFNNYEKMFDMPVISGLKVKPTKIDPDKLDEEDLRIAAFIITNARREGKSVLYEISEVNMSDSEKVIVYSNEMGVPFYFPRIKGKSIVDKEYQDLLKEKLDVYQEFCEKILGSQKDIMYVDLRFSNQVVVNYKRNIITQGDEESQREKNESQKEKI
- the ftsA gene encoding cell division protein FtsA, which codes for MKSPRGRKMSPKKKKSKSNDEIIVGLDVGTTKICVIVARAGKDNKLDILGIGMAPSDGLHRGIVVNPHKTIDSIQKALDEAELNSGVEIDSVTVGIAGHHIRCIQSSSTVGINNPDRVIQEEDIERLIEQARIMKLPSDTKIIDVIPQEYIIDGKDGIFETPVGMFGVRLEAKVNIITGLVSSIDDLSKCVTSCGVHIDDIVLEPIASSYSVLDETEKKVGVAMIDIGGGTTDIAVFKKGVLKYTAGIGIAGNLVTNDIVEALGIAESEAERIKREYGYATVGEILNDDIITVEAIKGKVPKKTRKSILARIIQARMQDIFELAAIEIQNSMIANELHAGVVVTGGGSLVKGTKELAEGIMGTDVNLGIPTGLTGGLIKEVESPIFATGVGLVLYRYKSLHDDDKPVFEKAGSVDRKKKNVNMKNIFSKIKEWFDEL